GGTTTTGGCTGTAGGTGGAGGATCGCCAATTGATGCCGCTAAGGTTATCGCTGCGAGAGCGACGAATTCTAGACCCATCCGTAAGTTAGCTGGCCTATTTAAAGTTTGGCGGACACCGGCGTCTCTTTTTGTTATTCCAACGACGGCCGGAACGGGGTCGGAAGTGACCATTGCGGCTGTTGTGTCGGATCCTATCAGCCATCAAAAAACACCGATCATTGACCCTAAATTAGTGCCGATGATGGCGGCATTAGACGCCAAATTAATGCAAGGTTTGCCTGCTCACGTTACCGCAGCAACCGGAATGGATGCGCTTACTCACGCCATTGAAGCCTATATCTCACGTAATGCCAGTCAAGAAACCAATGGCTACGCAATAGCAGCAATAAAGTTAATTATGCAAAACCTTGAAAAAGCAGTTGAACAAGGCAGTAACTTAGAAGCAAGGCAGAATATGGCGTTAGCGTCTTATTACGCGGGGCTCGCTTTTACTAAGGCGAGTTTGGGGTATGTACATGCAATCTCACATAATGTCGGTGCTAAATATGGCACGCCACATGGGCTTGCTAATGCCATCATATTGCCTTATGTACTTGAATATTCGAAGGATGCAGCAATAGATAAACTAGCAGAAATAGCGGTGATGTCGGGGTTGGATTCAACAGGTTCACAGCAAGTTAAAGTGGCAAGACTCATTGCGCATATTCGTGGCATGCTTGAACGGATGGGAATGCCTGAAAACTTGAAGGCTATTCAAAGCAGAGATATACCTAATTTAGCGCAGGCTGCGCTGAAAGAAGCGCATTGGAATTATCCTGTACCACTTTATATGGATCAAGGCGAGTGCGAGCGTCTTATCGCAAAAGTGGCAGGGAGTGAATAAAAGAAAACGTTGATGGGTCTTATTGCCAACGTTGTTTTTGATAAAGCATTGGTGACTAATGCTTTAATCACGTTAGCTATAAAAACCCATCTGTATGCTTAAACTTCGAAGCAGACTTGGTTACGCCCTCTAGCCTTCGCTCTATATAAGGCTTTATCTGCACGATAGAAGGTACGTTGAGTATTTTCGCCATCTCTATGATTGGTGACGCCAATACTTACTGTAAGCCCGCGTTCGCCAAGAATGTCATGCCAGCCGAATTGAAAGATACGCTCACGGTAATTTTCTGCGTGAAGCATCGCTTGATCAACGTTGGTGTTCTCCAGAATCACCAAGAACTCTTCACCACCAAAGCGCACACATGACGCGCCTCGGAAACGGAAGTGGGAGGCCAGTTCATGGGAGACGTTCACGATCGCTTTGTCGCCAACCAGGTGGCTTAACTCATCATTGATGGATTTAAAATGGTCAATATCAATGACTAATAAAGCAAAAGACGTTTCGTGTA
This DNA window, taken from Vibrio tapetis subsp. tapetis, encodes the following:
- a CDS encoding iron-containing alcohol dehydrogenase, translated to MKFSHRIKVYQAYMKALKLAAAVIPMPKPILFLGQDSSLELCQAIAHVGKRKVLIVTDSMLAELGLLDGIVQVLNQNGVESVIFDGVLPDPTYDQVEKGLSIYQEHACDGVLAVGGGSPIDAAKVIAARATNSRPIRKLAGLFKVWRTPASLFVIPTTAGTGSEVTIAAVVSDPISHQKTPIIDPKLVPMMAALDAKLMQGLPAHVTAATGMDALTHAIEAYISRNASQETNGYAIAAIKLIMQNLEKAVEQGSNLEARQNMALASYYAGLAFTKASLGYVHAISHNVGAKYGTPHGLANAIILPYVLEYSKDAAIDKLAEIAVMSGLDSTGSQQVKVARLIAHIRGMLERMGMPENLKAIQSRDIPNLAQAALKEAHWNYPVPLYMDQGECERLIAKVAGSE